DNA sequence from the Oceanipulchritudo coccoides genome:
GAGCGGGAAATGCCAGAGGAACCCTTGATGGCGTTTGCCGGTTTGATTGATGGTATCATGCCAGCCAATTTCCATACCTTGATCCGCTTTGGAAAATGGGAACAGATTCTGGAGGAGCCAGCCTACAAGGATTACCGTCTGGTCAGTAATGCTGTCCGGCTCTATGCCCGTTCCATTGCGTGTTCATCCCTTGGGCGGACCGAGCAGGCGCGGGAGGAAATGGCGGCCTTCCAGAAAGCCATGGCAGCCGTTCCTGAGGATTGGCATATTTTCAACAACCGGGTCGACAAAGTCCTCCCAATCGCCAATGCGATGATCGAGGGAGAGCTTTTGTGGCGCGAAGGAAAGGCCGACGAAGCCTTTGCCTGCCTGCGCGCCGGAATCGAAGCCGAGGATGCGCTTGTCTACGATGAGCCGCCCGGGTGGATGCTTCCCGTGCGGCACGCATTGGGTGCCTTGTTGATGGCGGATGGCCGCGCCGCTGAAGCGGAAGCAGTCTACCGTGAAGATCTTCTTCGCAACCGCAAAAACGGTTGGGCCCTCACCGGACTGAAGCTGGCTTTGTTGGCGCAGGATAAAACTGACGAGGCCAATTCCCTCGAACCGCAACTCAAGGAAGCCTGGGCCAAGGCCGATTTCATCCCTGCTTCCTCGTGCTATTGCGAGCCGGGCCTGTCGATGAAATAGAGGACTTCCTCCAACATCACAGAGGCCCAGGAAGGGCAAGCAGGCCCTCGGGCTGGGCAATTCTTGCCACCGGTGAAATTCTGGGCCAAGTTCTCGTCCATGGCTCACAAGAAACCCAACCTGCCTACCAAGATCTGCCCGGTCTGCGAGCGCCCCTTTGCCTGGCGCAAGAAATGGGCGCGCTGCTGGGACTCGATCATCTACTGCTCGGGGCGTTGCCGTCGCAACAAACATCAAGACAATGGCTAACCGGAAATCCCTTATCCTCCTGCTTGGCG
Encoded proteins:
- a CDS encoding DUF2256 domain-containing protein, whose translation is MAHKKPNLPTKICPVCERPFAWRKKWARCWDSIIYCSGRCRRNKHQDNG